A stretch of Cupriavidus necator DNA encodes these proteins:
- a CDS encoding bifunctional salicylyl-CoA 5-hydroxylase/oxidoreductase, which translates to MRVLCIGGGPAGLYFGLLMKLQDPANEVIVVERNRPYDTFGWGVVFSDATMDNLKQADPVSAAEINAAFNHWDDIDIHIGGRTIRSGGHGFIGIGRKRLLNILQARCEALGVKLVFETDVSDDQALAMQYQADLVIASDGLNSRIRTRYADTFQPDIDTRQCRFVWMGTHKLFDAFTFAFEKTEHGWFQAHAYRFDDTTSTFIVEAPESVWRAAGIEQMSQEEGVAYCERLFARYLDGNKLITNAAHLRGSAIWIRFPRVICRQWVHWNTLPDGRRVPVVLMGDAAHTAHFSIGSGTKLALEDAIDLAEEIRGRGHDGLPDALSRYEATRGVEVLKIQNAARNSTEWFENVERYAGSLPPEQFAYSLLTRSQRISHENLRVRDADYVAQFEHWLARQAGVQPESLQLREHQPLPPMFTPFRVRGVTLKNRVVVSPMAMYSCTDGVPGDFHLVHLGSRALGGAGMVVAEMTCVSPDARITPGCPGLWNDAQRDAWRRIVDFVHANSDARIAMQIGHSGRKGSTQLGWEAMDHPLSEGNWPVISASPLPYLPGESQTPREMTRADMDRVRDDFVASARRAAEAGFDWLELHCAHGYLLSSFISPLTNTREDEYGGSLAARLRYPLEVFAAVREVWPEHKPMSVRISAHDWVEGGITPDDAIEIARAFKAAGADMIDCSSGQVSPDQAPVYGRMYQTPFADRIRNEAGIATIAVGAIFEADHVDSIIAAGRADLCAIARPHLANPAWTLQEAARIGYRDITWPKQYQAGKRQLETNLERAAAQEKQG; encoded by the coding sequence ATGCGAGTGCTTTGTATTGGTGGTGGCCCGGCAGGCCTGTACTTCGGGCTGCTGATGAAGCTGCAGGATCCGGCCAACGAGGTCATCGTGGTCGAGCGCAACCGGCCCTACGACACCTTCGGCTGGGGCGTGGTGTTCTCTGACGCCACCATGGACAACCTGAAGCAAGCCGACCCGGTCAGCGCGGCCGAGATCAACGCGGCCTTCAACCACTGGGACGATATCGACATCCATATCGGCGGGCGCACCATCCGCTCCGGCGGCCATGGCTTTATCGGCATCGGCCGCAAGCGCCTGCTCAATATCCTGCAGGCACGCTGCGAGGCGCTGGGCGTGAAGCTGGTGTTCGAGACCGATGTGTCCGACGACCAGGCGCTGGCGATGCAATACCAGGCCGACCTGGTGATCGCCTCGGACGGCCTGAACAGCCGCATCCGCACCCGCTACGCCGACACCTTCCAGCCTGACATCGACACGCGCCAGTGCCGCTTTGTCTGGATGGGCACGCACAAGCTGTTCGACGCCTTCACCTTTGCCTTCGAGAAGACCGAGCACGGCTGGTTCCAGGCGCACGCCTACCGCTTTGACGACACCACCTCGACCTTTATCGTCGAGGCCCCGGAGTCGGTCTGGCGCGCCGCGGGCATCGAGCAGATGAGCCAGGAAGAGGGCGTGGCCTACTGCGAGCGCCTGTTCGCGCGCTACCTCGACGGCAACAAGCTGATCACCAATGCGGCGCACCTGCGCGGCTCGGCGATCTGGATCCGCTTCCCGCGCGTGATCTGCCGCCAATGGGTGCATTGGAACACCTTGCCCGACGGCCGCCGCGTGCCGGTGGTGCTGATGGGCGATGCCGCGCACACCGCGCACTTCTCGATCGGTTCGGGAACCAAGCTGGCGTTGGAAGATGCGATTGACCTGGCCGAGGAAATCCGTGGCAGGGGTCATGACGGCCTGCCCGATGCACTGTCGCGCTACGAAGCCACGCGCGGCGTGGAAGTGCTGAAGATCCAGAACGCGGCGCGCAACTCGACCGAATGGTTCGAGAACGTCGAGCGTTACGCGGGCAGCCTGCCGCCGGAGCAGTTCGCCTATTCCCTGCTGACCCGCTCGCAGCGCATCTCGCATGAGAATCTGCGCGTGCGCGATGCGGACTACGTGGCGCAGTTCGAGCACTGGCTGGCGCGGCAGGCCGGCGTGCAACCGGAAAGCCTGCAACTGCGCGAGCACCAGCCGCTGCCGCCGATGTTCACGCCGTTCCGCGTGCGCGGCGTCACGCTGAAGAATCGCGTGGTGGTGTCGCCGATGGCGATGTACTCATGCACCGACGGCGTGCCCGGCGACTTCCACCTGGTCCACCTGGGTTCGCGCGCGCTGGGCGGCGCCGGCATGGTGGTGGCGGAGATGACCTGCGTGTCGCCCGATGCGCGCATCACGCCGGGATGCCCGGGTTTGTGGAACGACGCGCAGCGCGACGCCTGGCGCCGCATCGTCGACTTCGTGCATGCCAACAGCGATGCGCGCATCGCCATGCAGATCGGCCACTCGGGCCGCAAGGGTTCGACCCAGCTCGGCTGGGAGGCAATGGACCATCCGCTGTCGGAAGGCAACTGGCCGGTGATCTCGGCCTCGCCGCTGCCCTACCTGCCGGGCGAGTCGCAGACCCCGCGCGAGATGACGCGCGCAGACATGGACCGTGTGCGCGATGACTTCGTCGCCAGCGCGCGCCGCGCCGCCGAGGCCGGCTTCGACTGGCTGGAACTGCATTGCGCGCATGGCTACCTGCTGTCGAGCTTTATCTCGCCGCTGACCAATACGCGGGAAGATGAATACGGCGGTTCGCTGGCCGCACGGCTGCGCTACCCGCTGGAGGTGTTTGCCGCGGTGCGTGAAGTGTGGCCGGAACACAAGCCGATGTCGGTGCGCATCTCGGCGCACGACTGGGTCGAAGGCGGCATCACCCCCGACGATGCGATCGAGATCGCACGCGCGTTCAAGGCCGCCGGCGCCGACATGATCGACTGCTCGTCGGGCCAGGTCAGCCCGGACCAGGCTCCGGTCTACGGCCGCATGTACCAGACCCCGTTTGCCGACCGCATCCGCAACGAGGCCGGCATCGCCACCATTGCCGTGGGCGCGATCTTCGAGGCCGACCATGTCGACTCGATCATCGCCGCGGGCCGTGCCGACCTGTGCGCGATCGCGCGGCCGCACCTGGCCAACCCGGCCTGGACGCTGCAGGAAGCGGCGCGCATCGGCTACCGCGATATCACCTGGCCCAAGCAGTACCAGGCCGGCAAGCGGCAACTTGAAACCAACCTGGAACGCGCCGCGGCGCAGGAGAAGCAGGGATGA
- a CDS encoding SDR family NAD(P)-dependent oxidoreductase, translating to MTGSTGSLSGRHALVTGGGRGIGAAIARRLLADGASVTLLGRDAGALQATVQALREVAPAGAVVSFVTADIADADSVARAFAAAAEQSGPVSMLINNAGQAHSAPFLKTNAALWQRMLDVNLTGTFLCTQAALPAMLDAGWGRIVNVASTAGLIGYGYVSGYCAAKHGVIGLTRALALETAAKGVTVNAVCPGYTETDIVRDAVANIVGKTGRTETEARAELAARNPQRRLVQPEEVADAVAWLCQPSAAAITGQAIPVAGGEVMAG from the coding sequence ATGACGGGCAGCACGGGTTCATTGTCAGGGCGCCACGCGCTGGTCACCGGCGGCGGGCGCGGCATCGGCGCGGCAATCGCGCGCCGGCTGCTGGCCGACGGCGCCAGCGTGACGCTGCTGGGCCGCGATGCCGGCGCGTTGCAGGCGACTGTACAAGCGCTGCGTGAGGTCGCCCCCGCAGGCGCCGTAGTCTCCTTTGTCACGGCCGATATTGCCGATGCCGACAGCGTGGCACGCGCCTTCGCCGCCGCCGCGGAACAGTCCGGCCCGGTGTCGATGCTGATCAACAATGCCGGCCAGGCGCACAGCGCACCGTTCCTGAAGACCAATGCCGCGCTGTGGCAGCGCATGCTGGACGTGAACCTGACCGGCACCTTCCTGTGCACGCAGGCGGCGCTGCCGGCGATGCTCGACGCGGGCTGGGGCCGTATCGTCAATGTGGCGAGCACGGCCGGACTGATCGGCTATGGCTATGTCAGTGGCTATTGCGCGGCCAAGCATGGGGTGATCGGCCTGACGCGCGCGCTGGCGCTGGAAACCGCGGCCAAGGGCGTGACCGTCAACGCGGTCTGCCCGGGCTATACCGAAACCGACATCGTGCGCGACGCGGTGGCCAATATCGTCGGCAAGACCGGCCGCACTGAAACCGAGGCCCGCGCTGAACTGGCCGCGCGCAATCCGCAGCGCCGCCTGGTGCAGCCCGAGGAAGTGGCCGACGCCGTGGCCTGGCTGTGCCAGCCGTCCGCCGCGGCGATCACCGGCCAGGCAATCCCGGTGGCCGGCGGCGAGGTGATGGCCGGCTGA
- a CDS encoding enoyl-CoA hydratase family protein codes for MTEIALDMRHHKRSFAGYQPEHFLWSVSGDGKVGTVTLNRPERKNPLTFDSYAELRDLFRGLCYASDIKAVVVTGAGGNYCSGGDVHEIIGPLTRMTMPELLDFTRMTGDLVKAMRACPQPVVSAVDGICAGAGAMMALASDMRLGTAQAKTAFLFTRVGLAGADMGACTLLPRVIGQGRASELLYTGRSMSAEEGLQWGFFNALHPSESVLAQAQTLAAQLAAGPTFAHGVTKKLLHQEWNMGLDEAIEAEAEAQAICMQTRDFRRAYEAFVAKTKPVFEGD; via the coding sequence ATGACAGAGATCGCACTCGACATGCGCCACCACAAGCGCAGCTTTGCCGGCTACCAGCCGGAGCACTTCCTGTGGTCGGTGTCCGGCGACGGCAAGGTCGGCACCGTGACGCTGAACCGGCCGGAGCGCAAGAACCCGCTGACTTTCGATTCCTACGCCGAGCTGCGCGATCTGTTCCGCGGCCTGTGCTATGCCAGCGACATCAAGGCGGTGGTGGTGACGGGCGCGGGCGGCAACTACTGCTCGGGCGGCGACGTGCACGAGATCATTGGGCCTCTCACGCGCATGACCATGCCTGAGCTGCTCGACTTCACGCGCATGACCGGCGACCTGGTCAAGGCCATGCGCGCCTGCCCGCAGCCGGTGGTGAGCGCGGTCGACGGCATCTGCGCCGGCGCCGGCGCGATGATGGCGCTGGCCTCCGACATGCGCCTGGGCACGGCGCAGGCCAAGACCGCGTTCCTGTTCACGCGCGTCGGCCTGGCCGGCGCCGACATGGGCGCGTGCACGCTGCTGCCGCGCGTGATCGGGCAGGGGCGTGCCAGCGAGCTGCTCTACACCGGCCGCTCGATGAGCGCGGAAGAGGGCCTGCAGTGGGGCTTCTTCAATGCGCTGCATCCGTCCGAATCGGTGCTGGCCCAGGCGCAGACGCTGGCCGCGCAACTGGCCGCCGGCCCGACCTTTGCGCATGGTGTGACCAAGAAGCTGCTGCACCAGGAATGGAACATGGGGCTGGACGAGGCCATCGAGGCCGAGGCCGAAGCCCAGGCCATCTGCATGCAGACGCGCGACTTCCGCCGCGCCTACGAGGCCTTCGTCGCCAAGACCAAGCCGGTGTTCGAAGGGGACTGA
- a CDS encoding acyl-CoA dehydrogenase family protein translates to MSDKTYLDLPLFDDAHRTLERELDAWCAQHLHVDHSDTDAACRALVRQLGEAGWLRYCVPAAHGGALPALDSRSLCLLRETLARHDGLADFAFAMQGLGSGAISLAGSDALRAHYLPRVARGEAIAAFALSEPEAGSDVAAMQCSARLSDDGSHYVIDGAKTWISNGGIADFYCVFVRTGEASGARGISAFVVDADTPGLTIAERIDVMAPHPLATLRFDDCRVPVGNRLGEAGQGFKVAMMTLDIFRASVAAAALGFGRAALDDALARACARPMFGGVLADLQLTQAAIGDMATAIDAAALLTYRAAWLRDVKGQRTTREAAMAKMVATENAQQVIDRAVQMFGGLGVKVGTRVESLYREIRSLRIYEGATEVQKLIIARETLAGRKA, encoded by the coding sequence ATGTCCGACAAGACCTATCTCGACCTGCCGCTGTTCGACGACGCGCACCGCACACTGGAGCGCGAACTGGACGCCTGGTGCGCGCAACACCTCCATGTCGACCACAGCGATACCGACGCCGCCTGCCGCGCGCTGGTGCGCCAGCTGGGCGAGGCCGGCTGGCTGCGCTACTGCGTGCCGGCCGCGCACGGCGGCGCGCTGCCGGCGCTGGATTCGCGCTCGCTGTGCCTGCTGCGCGAGACCCTGGCGCGCCATGACGGCCTGGCCGATTTTGCCTTTGCCATGCAGGGGCTGGGCTCGGGCGCGATCTCGCTGGCCGGCAGCGATGCGCTGCGCGCGCATTACCTGCCGCGCGTGGCCCGCGGCGAGGCGATTGCCGCGTTTGCGCTGTCCGAGCCAGAGGCCGGTTCCGATGTGGCCGCCATGCAGTGCAGCGCACGGCTGTCGGACGACGGCAGCCACTATGTGATCGATGGCGCCAAGACCTGGATTTCCAACGGCGGCATTGCCGACTTCTACTGCGTGTTCGTGCGCACCGGCGAGGCGTCGGGCGCGCGCGGCATCTCCGCCTTTGTGGTGGACGCCGATACGCCGGGCCTGACCATCGCCGAGCGCATCGACGTGATGGCGCCGCACCCGCTCGCCACGCTGCGTTTCGACGACTGCCGCGTGCCCGTGGGCAACCGGCTGGGCGAGGCGGGGCAGGGCTTCAAGGTGGCGATGATGACGCTCGACATCTTCCGTGCCTCGGTCGCGGCGGCTGCGCTGGGCTTTGGCCGCGCCGCGCTTGACGATGCTCTGGCGCGCGCCTGCGCGCGCCCGATGTTCGGCGGCGTGCTGGCCGACCTGCAGCTGACCCAGGCCGCCATCGGCGACATGGCCACCGCGATCGACGCCGCGGCGCTGCTGACCTACCGCGCGGCCTGGCTGCGCGATGTCAAGGGCCAGCGCACCACGCGCGAGGCGGCCATGGCCAAGATGGTGGCGACCGAGAACGCACAGCAGGTGATCGACCGTGCGGTGCAGATGTTCGGCGGCCTGGGCGTCAAGGTCGGCACGCGGGTGGAAAGCCTGTACCGCGAGATCCGCTCGCTGCGCATCTATGAAGGCGCCACCGAAGTGCAGAAGCTGATCATTGCGCGCGAGACGCTGGCCGGGCGCAAAGCCTGA